Proteins encoded within one genomic window of uncultured Draconibacterium sp.:
- a CDS encoding carboxymuconolactone decarboxylase family protein, with the protein MKTSVKQLITPAVFIFSLLISLNANSSVTQAESLSKQEKSMVAISSYTAQGKIPELNKALNDGLDAGLTINEINEAIVQLYAYCGFPRSLNGINAFRKVLDERKAKGITDEQGKEIKMHSQDGDRYEKGRKVLEELTNMPQQKPAPGFGEFSPRIDAFLKEHLFADIFESDVLNYQQRELVTNAALASMTGTGSQLGAHIHFGMNVGLTEGQLNDMFTIIEKTVGKKEAENGRVILANVLKMRNTN; encoded by the coding sequence ATGAAAACATCTGTAAAACAACTTATTACTCCGGCTGTATTTATTTTCAGCCTGCTCATTTCATTAAACGCCAACAGTTCTGTTACCCAGGCTGAATCATTAAGCAAACAAGAGAAAAGTATGGTGGCCATTTCGAGCTACACGGCACAAGGTAAAATTCCGGAGTTAAACAAGGCGTTAAACGACGGTCTGGATGCCGGGTTAACCATTAACGAAATTAACGAAGCCATTGTGCAACTGTATGCCTACTGCGGTTTCCCGCGAAGTTTGAATGGCATCAACGCTTTCAGAAAAGTTTTAGACGAGCGGAAAGCCAAAGGAATTACCGATGAACAAGGCAAGGAAATAAAAATGCACAGCCAAGACGGAGATCGCTACGAAAAAGGACGTAAAGTATTGGAGGAACTGACAAATATGCCACAACAAAAACCGGCTCCCGGATTTGGTGAATTTTCGCCACGTATCGATGCCTTTTTAAAGGAGCATTTATTTGCCGATATTTTTGAAAGCGATGTATTGAACTATCAGCAAAGAGAACTGGTAACCAACGCTGCTTTAGCGTCGATGACCGGCACCGGATCTCAGTTAGGCGCTCACATTCATTTTGGAATGAACGTTGGATTAACTGAAGGGCAACTGAACGACATGTTTACTATTATTGAAAAAACAGTCGGAAAAAAAGAAGCCGAGAACGGACGGGTAATCCTAGCCAACGTACTTAAAATGAGAAACACCAATTAA
- a CDS encoding cyclophilin-like fold protein, with product MKIKITVGGKELTATMENNETAKDLVSLFPLTVTLEDYANTEKIFYPDQKLSTANAPSGYKPSVGDITYYAPWGDIAIFYKDFDFASGLINLGQIDGDISALTGSKNVEATFELMVD from the coding sequence ATGAAGATTAAAATTACTGTTGGCGGTAAAGAACTGACAGCCACAATGGAAAACAACGAAACAGCAAAAGATCTTGTTTCGTTGTTTCCACTCACTGTAACACTGGAAGATTATGCTAATACAGAAAAAATATTTTATCCTGACCAGAAGTTATCTACCGCAAATGCTCCATCCGGCTACAAACCATCGGTTGGTGATATAACTTATTACGCTCCGTGGGGCGACATTGCTATTTTCTACAAGGATTTTGACTTTGCCAGCGGACTGATCAATTTGGGTCAAATTGATGGAGACATCAGTGCTTTAACCGGCTCGAAAAACGTAGAAGCTACTTTTGAGTTGATGGTAGATTAA
- a CDS encoding cadherin-like beta sandwich domain-containing protein, with translation MNKPKLKTTFLLIVSVFLLNACGTSDSISKAEFVAMVSDYFEWPHPDDYNDIWKMPIDGFNDVSSADLYGKQIEVALEQGIITKDASGNFNPDAAMTRGEAAKILQVAFMLDDLVAEGFMEEGKTNASLSKEEAAAVFEKIITSVVAPVQAVPVTTAVAPRRYIKLWCPTEGAAIYFTRDGSEPTMESEVYNLEQMGHIAEMIGFRDGSGSSTGLREVVYKAFAVKDGLEKSATHILKWNLYRPLDDEFQSDLIVEGDEKTPKVYRVYNDSESVRAMCWYIEGPEKGIVFDALQTTVDKHNLKDYIDKIATKPYILVVGHEHGDHDAQMPAFLNAGIETYLNKRGWASVGRVGGFGAVVTDPEKQKLVKDVEEGDSFDLGGGCVFDVYAMPGHANGNIVLNDKQSGMVFGSDIYSCTRAGSADNVGVSGLKVDRLLSFTQQTYSNYTKDGRDVKMLFTGHDEQMLSNNNLLLFEQALQQVIDKGEAGCSPSLRGRGSRVTTIGDMWKDGTDWISLSIGGMLGDDYEYLTSNSTANYNAGGFIKYSVLSNIEIDGGDLVGTTVEWADPRSFEWAGKKLTVPNSLTDKFDPWTYNYTIKVPAENNKISITPVTMSTQVKEILLDGKLVEYRSENEVEVSNGQVIDIIVTAPDGETKSTYLFTIESV, from the coding sequence ATGAACAAACCAAAACTAAAAACAACTTTCCTCCTTATTGTTTCTGTATTCCTGTTAAACGCTTGTGGCACTTCCGATAGCATCTCAAAAGCTGAGTTTGTTGCGATGGTTTCAGATTATTTTGAGTGGCCGCATCCCGATGATTATAACGATATCTGGAAAATGCCGATTGATGGTTTTAATGATGTTTCATCCGCTGATCTTTATGGCAAACAGATTGAAGTTGCTCTCGAACAGGGAATTATAACAAAAGATGCTTCGGGCAATTTTAACCCGGATGCAGCAATGACCCGTGGTGAAGCAGCAAAAATACTTCAGGTAGCTTTTATGCTGGATGATTTAGTTGCTGAAGGTTTTATGGAAGAAGGAAAAACAAACGCATCGCTATCGAAAGAAGAGGCAGCAGCGGTTTTTGAAAAGATAATAACATCGGTAGTTGCTCCCGTTCAGGCGGTTCCGGTAACTACTGCAGTGGCTCCGCGTCGTTATATAAAATTGTGGTGCCCAACAGAAGGCGCTGCCATATACTTCACAAGAGACGGTTCTGAGCCAACCATGGAAAGCGAAGTTTATAACCTGGAACAAATGGGACACATTGCTGAAATGATAGGTTTTCGTGATGGTTCAGGTTCGTCAACAGGTCTCAGGGAAGTTGTGTACAAAGCTTTTGCCGTAAAAGACGGTTTGGAAAAAAGCGCTACTCACATCCTAAAATGGAATCTATATCGACCATTGGATGATGAGTTTCAAAGTGATTTAATTGTTGAAGGCGATGAAAAAACGCCAAAAGTTTATCGTGTATATAACGATTCGGAATCGGTGCGAGCCATGTGTTGGTATATTGAAGGGCCGGAAAAAGGAATTGTGTTCGATGCTTTGCAAACCACCGTCGATAAGCATAATTTGAAAGATTACATTGATAAGATAGCGACTAAACCTTATATTTTGGTGGTTGGTCACGAACATGGCGATCACGATGCACAAATGCCTGCCTTTTTGAATGCCGGCATTGAAACTTATCTGAATAAACGAGGTTGGGCTTCGGTTGGCAGAGTGGGGGGCTTTGGTGCAGTTGTAACTGATCCGGAAAAGCAAAAGCTGGTTAAGGACGTGGAAGAAGGAGATTCGTTTGATCTTGGTGGCGGCTGCGTTTTTGATGTTTATGCTATGCCGGGGCACGCCAACGGAAATATTGTTTTAAACGACAAGCAAAGTGGAATGGTTTTCGGTTCGGATATTTACAGTTGTACACGAGCCGGATCGGCCGATAATGTTGGTGTGTCAGGATTAAAAGTTGACCGACTTCTGTCGTTCACCCAACAGACTTACAGCAATTATACAAAAGATGGAAGGGATGTTAAAATGCTTTTTACTGGTCACGACGAACAAATGTTGAGCAATAATAACCTGCTTTTATTTGAACAGGCATTGCAGCAAGTTATTGATAAAGGAGAAGCCGGATGTTCACCATCATTAAGAGGTCGTGGAAGCCGGGTAACAACAATTGGCGATATGTGGAAAGACGGAACAGACTGGATCTCTTTGTCGATTGGAGGAATGCTGGGTGATGATTATGAATACCTGACCAGCAACTCAACAGCTAATTACAATGCCGGTGGATTCATAAAATATTCAGTTTTGTCGAACATTGAGATTGACGGTGGCGATTTGGTTGGAACAACTGTTGAGTGGGCCGACCCAAGATCATTTGAATGGGCCGGTAAAAAGTTGACTGTCCCCAATTCGTTGACCGATAAGTTTGATCCGTGGACGTATAATTATACCATAAAAGTACCTGCCGAGAACAACAAAATTTCGATTACTCCGGTAACCATGTCAACACAGGTTAAGGAGATTTTATTGGATGGAAAGTTGGTTGAATACCGTTCGGAAAATGAAGTTGAAGTTTCCAATGGTCAGGTAATCGATATTATAGTAACAGCTCCGGATGGAGAGACAAAAAGTACTTATTTGTTTACTATTGAAAGTGTTTAA
- a CDS encoding glycoside hydrolase family 3 N-terminal domain-containing protein: MIWNIKQTVLLLLVFFAIGGTTTAQTQLAETDETHWADSVFQSLSAEQRIAQLVWINTAANKNIAGQLKVAKLIKKYNLGGVIFFTGDPVKQVELTNFYQASAQTPLFVAMDAEWGTGMRLPGVMPFPYNMMMGASHNPELIKQATTEMAKQMKRLGVQVSLGPVVDINTQPLNPIIGMRSFGESPEQVAACGIAYMQGLQENNILAIAKHFPGHGDTQTDSHLTLPMVPYSRERLDSVELYPFKELAQKGVSGVMSAHLNVPQLDSTKGIPSSLSTKILKGILRDEWNYQGLVVTDAMNMAGAKSFAAPGEIEALALKAGNDVVEFPKDVEQTIAGIKKAIESGLLTQDEIDFKCRKVLAAKYQAGLSKLAPVSRVNLMEDVNSPEAELVKRKLIEASLTLLENQNDLIPLKRLDTLKIACLAVGETSETPFQSMLSKYTKTDNFFLPEQFTEEELNEVKTKLQDYNLVIAGLHLYESKTRRSMQVGSLQKVKPKRPYGLSNETENLLHYLSNNKKSIVVFFSSPYTLTEVRDFTPPAGLIMAYQKDSLVQELAAQQVFGGIGASGKLPVTLGNYYKIGDGINISKAVRMKYTIPEEVGMNSTRLNHRVDSLVSDAIARRATPGCSVLAAKDGKIVFRKNYGYHTYDKRISVSENDLYDLASVTKVSGALAAVLKLTDEGKINIDDKFSDYWPDWKKRLFHSSDKEDLGWREVLAHQAGLIPYINYWSETAKDGQLKNRWYSVQKTDEYQLEVAPNLFLKKDFKKKIYKDIRKSKLNPPGKYVYSGLSFLLIPQITEDLSGQAYTDFLDANYYHSLGAYNITYNPLNKFPKSRIVPTEYDSYYRKQQVQGTVHDEAAAVFGGVAGNAGLFANANDLAKLFEMYMQMGTYGGEQYLNQSTMKEFTRVQFPENNNRRGLGFDKPLLNNNELSPEQSYPCPGASPESFGHSGFTGTFVWADPTYNLIYIFLSNRVYPTREGNLLGKLNVRTNILQAFYDEIDKN; encoded by the coding sequence ATGATCTGGAACATAAAACAAACTGTCTTACTACTACTTGTATTTTTTGCAATCGGGGGAACCACCACGGCACAAACACAGCTTGCTGAAACCGATGAAACCCACTGGGCAGATTCGGTATTTCAATCATTGTCGGCAGAACAGCGCATAGCACAATTAGTATGGATTAATACGGCAGCCAATAAGAACATTGCCGGCCAATTAAAAGTAGCCAAACTGATCAAAAAATACAATCTCGGAGGTGTGATCTTCTTCACCGGCGATCCGGTAAAACAAGTAGAACTTACCAATTTCTATCAGGCTTCGGCACAAACGCCGCTTTTTGTTGCCATGGATGCTGAATGGGGAACAGGAATGCGACTTCCCGGCGTAATGCCTTTTCCCTACAATATGATGATGGGCGCCTCGCACAACCCGGAATTGATAAAACAGGCCACTACCGAAATGGCCAAACAAATGAAACGTTTAGGCGTTCAGGTTAGCCTCGGCCCGGTTGTCGATATAAATACACAGCCACTAAATCCAATTATCGGGATGCGCTCGTTTGGCGAATCGCCCGAACAAGTTGCTGCGTGCGGTATTGCTTACATGCAGGGCCTGCAGGAAAATAACATTCTCGCAATTGCCAAACATTTCCCCGGACATGGAGATACACAAACTGATTCGCACCTTACTCTTCCAATGGTTCCCTATTCGCGCGAACGCCTGGATTCGGTTGAGTTGTATCCGTTTAAAGAACTAGCACAGAAAGGCGTTTCCGGAGTGATGAGTGCGCATTTGAATGTTCCGCAACTCGACAGCACAAAAGGAATTCCATCAAGTCTGTCGACAAAAATACTTAAAGGGATTCTTCGCGATGAATGGAATTACCAGGGGCTGGTTGTTACCGATGCTATGAATATGGCTGGTGCTAAAAGTTTTGCTGCACCAGGAGAGATTGAAGCGTTGGCGCTAAAAGCCGGTAACGATGTGGTTGAATTTCCAAAAGATGTGGAACAAACAATTGCCGGAATCAAAAAGGCCATTGAATCCGGGTTGCTAACACAAGACGAAATTGATTTTAAATGCCGTAAAGTACTGGCTGCAAAATACCAGGCCGGTTTAAGCAAACTGGCTCCGGTTTCGCGTGTCAACCTTATGGAGGATGTAAACAGTCCTGAAGCAGAGCTTGTAAAAAGAAAACTGATTGAAGCTTCGTTAACACTGCTGGAGAACCAAAACGATTTAATTCCATTAAAGCGTCTTGATACCTTAAAAATAGCTTGCCTGGCCGTTGGAGAAACTTCAGAAACTCCTTTCCAATCTATGCTTTCGAAGTACACAAAAACGGATAACTTTTTCCTTCCTGAACAGTTTACGGAAGAGGAGTTAAATGAGGTAAAAACAAAACTTCAGGATTACAACCTGGTAATTGCAGGTCTGCACTTGTACGAAAGCAAAACCAGACGGTCGATGCAGGTGGGCAGCCTGCAAAAAGTAAAGCCCAAACGGCCTTATGGTTTAAGCAACGAAACCGAAAATCTTCTGCACTATTTATCGAATAACAAAAAGTCGATCGTTGTATTCTTTTCCAGTCCTTATACTTTAACAGAAGTACGCGACTTCACTCCGCCGGCCGGACTGATCATGGCCTACCAAAAAGATTCGTTGGTACAGGAATTAGCTGCTCAGCAAGTTTTTGGCGGCATCGGCGCATCGGGGAAACTTCCCGTCACGCTTGGCAACTACTACAAAATTGGCGACGGGATAAATATCAGCAAGGCCGTTCGTATGAAATACACCATTCCTGAAGAAGTTGGAATGAACAGCACACGTTTGAATCACCGAGTCGACTCTCTTGTTAGCGATGCAATTGCCAGGCGGGCAACACCGGGCTGTAGCGTATTAGCGGCTAAAGATGGTAAAATAGTATTCCGAAAAAACTATGGTTATCACACGTACGACAAACGAATCTCAGTTTCGGAAAACGATCTTTACGATCTGGCTTCGGTAACCAAAGTGTCTGGTGCGCTGGCTGCCGTACTCAAACTTACCGACGAAGGAAAAATCAATATCGACGATAAATTCTCAGACTACTGGCCCGACTGGAAAAAACGTTTGTTCCACTCGTCGGACAAAGAGGATTTAGGCTGGCGCGAAGTTCTGGCACATCAGGCCGGACTGATCCCCTACATCAATTACTGGTCGGAAACTGCAAAAGACGGGCAACTAAAAAACCGTTGGTATTCCGTTCAAAAAACAGACGAATATCAGCTGGAAGTGGCTCCGAATTTGTTTCTAAAAAAAGATTTCAAGAAAAAGATTTACAAGGATATCCGGAAATCGAAGTTGAATCCTCCGGGCAAATATGTGTATAGCGGCTTATCATTTCTTCTTATTCCGCAGATTACTGAAGACCTGTCGGGACAAGCATATACCGATTTTTTAGATGCCAATTATTACCACTCGTTAGGTGCATATAACATTACCTACAATCCACTAAATAAATTTCCGAAAAGCCGCATTGTTCCAACAGAATACGATTCCTACTACCGGAAACAGCAAGTTCAGGGGACGGTACACGACGAAGCTGCTGCCGTTTTTGGTGGCGTAGCTGGTAACGCCGGTCTTTTTGCCAATGCCAACGATCTGGCTAAGCTATTCGAGATGTACATGCAAATGGGAACCTACGGCGGAGAGCAGTATTTGAACCAATCCACTATGAAAGAATTTACTCGTGTTCAGTTTCCGGAAAATAACAACCGCCGGGGATTGGGCTTCGACAAACCACTTCTGAACAACAACGAACTTAGCCCGGAGCAGAGTTATCCGTGTCCGGGAGCGAGCCCCGAAAGTTTCGGGCATTCCGGGTTTACCGGAACATTTGTTTGGGCCGATCCTACTTATAACCTGATTTACATCTTCCTAAGCAATCGTGTTTACCCTACACGCGAAGGAAATCTGCTTGGAAAACTGAATGTTAGAACCAACATTTTACAGGCATTTTATGATGAAATTGATAAAAATTAA
- a CDS encoding TIM-barrel domain-containing protein: MKTTLTFLLLLTFTLEINAQEQPKPAITPYWAFGHWVWEDQIHTSNTVRYLIDGYSKYNIPVNAVILDSPWPSAYNNFEPDSTRYPDFEDLIDELHNKNIKLLLWYTGFVNKESREVPINQSPLFEPALRNNFTVNNGQLAQWHKGKGAHIDLTNPVAKNWWHNQVDKVLKLDIDGWKVDISAEWLGDYVSTSIGGLSNKAFRRFHYQDAFEYARSQNPDFLCYTYGHIYIRAYNIDGEFDMAHPEYSHAQWSGDFDGDFKGLNNQLMAIYKTALSGYGAPACEISGYWGNPSDKKSFIRYTQLASMVPTMVNGGNNGALGYHLPWNYDQQTINIYKDYVLLHKKFAPYLFSTSVDGHIKGQSILKNASYENKTHQLGDAILVKPITSENDSVTIVFPNRNRWINYWDVKETFASNTIITKHYPIKKYPIFIKEGAIIPVDNNENKTVEFMIFPKGESKYIFHQPIGQGVEYLDINVSVNTKNGLIEITSKEENKFKLQLICFHEPKSITGADNYFYDAENSQLTIEKTGNSFKIYISELKGY, translated from the coding sequence ATGAAAACGACTCTGACCTTCTTGCTTTTATTGACTTTTACCTTAGAAATTAATGCTCAGGAGCAACCAAAACCGGCAATTACGCCGTATTGGGCTTTTGGTCATTGGGTGTGGGAAGATCAAATTCACACCTCGAATACCGTTCGCTACCTTATCGATGGTTATTCAAAATATAACATTCCTGTAAATGCTGTAATCCTCGACAGTCCGTGGCCATCGGCATACAACAACTTTGAACCGGATTCTACCCGTTATCCCGATTTTGAAGACTTAATTGATGAACTGCACAACAAAAATATTAAACTCCTTCTATGGTATACAGGATTTGTAAATAAGGAATCGCGGGAGGTGCCGATAAACCAATCGCCCTTATTCGAACCGGCTCTAAGAAATAACTTCACCGTAAATAATGGCCAGTTAGCTCAATGGCACAAAGGCAAAGGCGCTCATATCGATCTCACAAATCCAGTAGCAAAAAACTGGTGGCATAATCAAGTTGATAAGGTATTAAAACTAGACATTGACGGCTGGAAAGTGGATATCAGTGCAGAGTGGTTGGGCGATTACGTATCGACATCAATTGGCGGGTTATCAAATAAAGCGTTCAGACGATTTCATTATCAGGATGCATTTGAATACGCAAGATCACAGAATCCTGACTTTTTATGCTACACTTATGGTCATATTTATATTAGAGCTTACAATATTGATGGTGAATTTGATATGGCCCATCCAGAGTATTCGCATGCTCAATGGTCGGGCGATTTTGATGGTGATTTTAAGGGATTGAATAATCAGTTAATGGCCATTTACAAAACAGCCTTAAGTGGTTATGGAGCTCCGGCGTGCGAAATAAGTGGCTACTGGGGTAATCCTTCGGATAAAAAATCATTTATTCGATATACTCAACTGGCAAGCATGGTTCCCACAATGGTAAACGGAGGAAACAATGGTGCGCTCGGCTATCATTTGCCGTGGAATTACGACCAACAAACAATAAACATTTACAAAGACTATGTTCTGCTCCACAAAAAGTTTGCTCCATACCTTTTTAGTACTTCTGTCGACGGGCATATAAAGGGGCAATCAATTCTCAAAAACGCTTCATACGAGAATAAAACACATCAATTAGGCGACGCCATTCTCGTAAAACCCATTACATCGGAAAACGATAGTGTAACGATTGTTTTCCCAAATAGAAACAGGTGGATAAACTATTGGGATGTTAAAGAAACATTCGCCTCAAATACCATAATCACAAAACATTACCCGATTAAAAAATACCCCATATTTATAAAAGAAGGAGCAATTATTCCCGTTGATAATAATGAAAACAAAACGGTTGAATTTATGATTTTTCCGAAAGGAGAATCAAAATATATTTTTCACCAGCCAATTGGACAAGGAGTAGAATATTTGGATATAAATGTGAGTGTAAATACTAAAAACGGTCTTATCGAAATTACCTCAAAAGAGGAGAATAAATTTAAACTGCAGCTCATTTGTTTTCATGAACCAAAATCAATTACAGGAGCAGATAACTACTTCTACGACGCCGAAAACTCACAACTAACGATAGAGAAAACCGGGAATAGCTTTAAAATTTATATTAGTGAATTAAAAGGCTACTAG
- a CDS encoding cupin domain-containing protein, with the protein MKRIISNTFLVFSILFMAYSCNQPTKNTQETVTVEEAAKAIDPIFTQNPAPEEFVSKFFTGKVGVRMMLQNDKNNEYSIANVIFDPESRTNWHSHPKGQVLLILAGEGFYKAEGEPVQKIKKGDVVNIPPNVNHWHGAAANSEFVHVALTNYKDGQNVTWGDPVSDEDYQSVLAE; encoded by the coding sequence ATGAAACGAATTATTTCGAACACCTTTTTAGTATTTAGTATTTTATTCATGGCTTATTCGTGCAATCAGCCAACAAAAAACACGCAGGAAACGGTAACTGTTGAAGAAGCTGCAAAAGCTATCGATCCCATATTTACTCAAAATCCTGCTCCTGAAGAATTTGTTTCAAAATTCTTTACCGGCAAGGTTGGCGTTCGCATGATGTTACAAAACGACAAAAACAATGAATATTCAATCGCGAATGTAATTTTCGATCCTGAATCGCGCACCAACTGGCACTCGCATCCAAAAGGGCAAGTATTGCTCATATTGGCCGGAGAAGGTTTTTACAAAGCAGAAGGAGAACCGGTACAGAAAATTAAAAAAGGCGATGTGGTTAACATTCCTCCAAATGTAAATCACTGGCACGGAGCTGCTGCAAACAGCGAGTTTGTGCATGTTGCATTGACCAATTACAAAGACGGTCAGAATGTTACCTGGGGCGATCCGGTATCCGACGAAGATTACCAAAGTGTATTAGCTGAATAA
- a CDS encoding heparan-alpha-glucosaminide N-acetyltransferase domain-containing protein: MKTAKRYLALDVLRGLTIVAMITVNNPGSWSFIYAPLKHSEWNGCTPTDLVFPFFLFIVGVSMYFSFSKYGNTLNNESFKRLAKRTILIFAIGLFLNSFPQWARDLSKLRILGVLQRIAIVYGITSLIVLSAKKSWLPYISGAILLLYWGILFYFGNEAPFSLEGNATIPFDRAILGENHMYHGFGIPFDPEGLLSTIPAIVTALLGYMAGALIHKSEETKITKQLFLAGLAGIAAGLAWGLIFPINKPLWTSSYVLYTAGWASIVLAALIWIIDIKSYKRWTSFFVVFGMNPLFIFALSGLWANTLTRIIKFTNSEGQLTNGYSWLYYSVFEPLAGPLNGSLLFALTHVAFFWLVARILYQKKIFIKV, from the coding sequence ATGAAAACAGCAAAACGGTATCTGGCTCTTGATGTTCTGCGTGGCTTAACCATAGTCGCCATGATTACGGTTAATAATCCCGGAAGTTGGTCATTTATTTATGCACCGTTAAAACATTCCGAATGGAACGGATGCACACCTACCGACCTGGTTTTTCCTTTTTTCCTGTTTATTGTTGGAGTTTCCATGTACTTTTCATTCTCAAAGTATGGAAATACATTAAATAATGAGTCGTTTAAACGGCTGGCAAAACGAACGATTTTAATCTTTGCCATCGGCTTGTTTCTTAATTCATTTCCGCAATGGGCCAGAGATTTATCAAAACTCCGCATTCTTGGTGTCCTTCAGCGAATAGCTATTGTTTACGGAATAACATCGTTAATCGTACTCTCTGCAAAAAAATCGTGGTTACCGTATATCTCCGGAGCCATACTATTATTGTATTGGGGCATCCTCTTTTATTTTGGCAACGAGGCTCCTTTTAGTTTGGAAGGAAATGCTACAATTCCTTTCGACCGGGCAATTCTTGGCGAAAACCACATGTATCATGGTTTTGGCATTCCGTTCGATCCCGAAGGCCTGCTAAGCACCATTCCGGCAATTGTTACTGCGTTGTTGGGTTATATGGCCGGCGCCCTGATTCATAAATCAGAAGAAACAAAAATTACAAAGCAGCTTTTTCTTGCCGGCCTGGCAGGTATTGCTGCCGGATTGGCCTGGGGGTTGATTTTTCCAATCAATAAACCTTTATGGACAAGCTCTTATGTGTTGTATACAGCGGGCTGGGCTTCGATTGTGCTGGCAGCACTTATTTGGATTATCGACATTAAGTCCTACAAAAGATGGACATCCTTTTTTGTAGTATTCGGCATGAATCCGTTATTCATTTTTGCCCTTTCCGGGTTATGGGCCAATACCCTTACACGTATAATAAAATTCACGAACAGCGAGGGGCAATTAACAAATGGATACAGCTGGCTTTATTACTCGGTATTTGAACCACTGGCCGGGCCACTAAACGGCTCGCTACTATTCGCTCTTACGCATGTTGCCTTTTTCTGGCTGGTTGCCCGAATCCTCTACCAAAAGAAAATATTCATAAAAGTTTAA